A genomic segment from Streptosporangium roseum DSM 43021 encodes:
- a CDS encoding LuxR C-terminal-related transcriptional regulator, with protein MRVVIAEDLALLRDGLIRLLSAKGFDVAGAVDNGPMLLDALTRHRPDVAVIDVRLPPTFTDEGLRAALEARRRLPGLPVLILSQYVEQLYARELLSDRAGGVGYLLKDRIGDVDQFVDSVRRVAAGGTAMDSEVISQLLTRHGRDEPLTELTPRERQVLAMMAEGMSNLAIAGHLHVTDKAVGKHTNNIFAKLGLPPSDDHNRRVMAVLAWLEADPGPSGPPR; from the coding sequence GTGCGCGTCGTCATCGCCGAAGATCTCGCCCTCCTACGGGACGGCCTGATCCGCCTGCTGTCCGCCAAGGGCTTCGACGTGGCCGGGGCTGTCGACAACGGCCCGATGCTGCTCGACGCGCTGACCCGGCACCGCCCCGACGTCGCCGTGATCGACGTACGGCTGCCGCCCACGTTCACCGACGAGGGGCTCCGCGCCGCCCTGGAGGCCCGGCGCCGCCTGCCGGGGCTGCCGGTACTGATCCTGTCGCAGTACGTCGAGCAGCTCTACGCCCGCGAACTCCTGTCCGACCGCGCCGGCGGGGTGGGCTACCTCCTCAAGGACCGGATCGGCGACGTCGACCAGTTCGTCGACTCCGTACGGCGGGTGGCCGCCGGAGGCACCGCCATGGACTCCGAGGTGATCTCCCAGCTGCTGACCCGCCACGGCAGGGACGAGCCGCTCACCGAACTGACGCCACGGGAGCGGCAGGTGCTCGCGATGATGGCCGAGGGCATGTCCAACCTCGCGATCGCCGGACATCTCCACGTCACGGACAAGGCGGTCGGCAAGCACACGAACAACATCTTCGCCAAGCTCGGACTGCCGCCGTCGGACGACCACAACCGGCGCGTGATGGCCGTGCTGGCCTGGCTCGAAGCGGACCCCGGGCCCTCCGGCCCGCCGCGATGA
- a CDS encoding sensor histidine kinase — MIRRALRGGLVPTGGLLLNIATGVAALLLTAVVLTGVALIPVAGLGLAVLARALVAVRSLTRFQRGRAGRTLGRDIAEPYRSPAGPGVRAHLIPCLRDPATWRDLAWLAVHGVTSSVFALAVWAVWSALDVIFYLRPMDTDTSVSIALSLSVVAIVTVALMAVPSFRAGQTRLAHLLLRPGSSPAQRIRELTESRAATVDAQAAELRRIERDLHDGAQARLVSVRMNLGLARSSHDPAQVRELIEEAWESTGQALGDLRDLVRGIHPPVLADRGLAGAIEAAALLCPVPVEVDVDLPERPEAPVESAVYFAASEALANLAKHSDAGRAWVRLRRSGDVLRLTVGDDGRGGADPAAGTGLRGIGRRLSAFDGSLAVSSPSGGPTELTMELPCASSSPKISPSYGTA; from the coding sequence ATGATTCGCCGCGCTCTGCGGGGCGGGCTCGTTCCGACCGGCGGGCTGTTGCTGAACATCGCCACGGGCGTGGCCGCTCTGCTGCTGACCGCCGTGGTCCTGACGGGCGTCGCGCTCATCCCGGTGGCGGGGCTCGGCCTCGCGGTGCTGGCCCGCGCGCTCGTTGCGGTCCGGTCCCTGACGCGCTTCCAGCGGGGCCGGGCGGGCCGGACGCTGGGGCGCGACATCGCCGAGCCGTACCGCTCACCGGCGGGGCCGGGGGTCCGGGCTCATCTGATCCCCTGTCTGCGGGACCCCGCCACCTGGCGCGACCTCGCCTGGCTGGCCGTCCACGGCGTCACCAGCTCGGTCTTCGCGCTCGCCGTCTGGGCGGTGTGGTCCGCCCTCGACGTGATCTTCTACCTACGGCCGATGGACACGGACACGTCGGTGTCGATCGCGCTCTCTCTTTCGGTCGTGGCCATCGTGACGGTCGCCCTGATGGCCGTGCCCTCGTTCCGCGCCGGGCAGACACGGCTGGCCCACCTGCTGCTCCGGCCGGGATCCTCGCCGGCCCAGCGGATCAGGGAGCTGACCGAGTCGAGGGCGGCGACGGTCGACGCGCAGGCGGCCGAGCTGCGCCGGATCGAGCGCGATCTCCACGACGGCGCGCAGGCGCGGCTGGTGTCGGTCCGGATGAACCTCGGGCTGGCCAGGAGCTCCCACGACCCCGCCCAGGTCCGGGAGCTGATCGAGGAGGCCTGGGAGTCCACCGGCCAGGCCCTGGGCGACCTGCGCGACCTCGTGCGCGGCATCCATCCGCCGGTGCTCGCCGACCGGGGACTGGCCGGGGCGATCGAGGCCGCCGCGCTGCTCTGCCCGGTGCCGGTCGAGGTCGACGTCGACCTGCCGGAGCGACCGGAGGCCCCGGTGGAGTCCGCCGTGTACTTCGCCGCGAGCGAGGCCCTGGCCAACCTGGCCAAGCACAGCGACGCCGGCCGGGCATGGGTACGGCTGCGCCGTTCGGGCGACGTCCTGCGCCTGACCGTGGGCGACGACGGGCGCGGCGGCGCCGACCCCGCCGCCGGCACGGGCCTGCGTGGCATCGGACGCCGCCTGTCCGCCTTCGACGGCTCGCTCGCGGTGAGCAGTCCCTCCGGAGGCCCGACCGAACTCACGATGGAGCTGCCGTGCGCGTCGTCATCGCCGAAGATCTCGCCCTCCTACGGGACGGCCTGA
- a CDS encoding ABC transporter ATP-binding protein has protein sequence MIEVGNLTMRYGGTLAVDDLSFAVKPGLVTGFLGPNGAGKSTTMRAVLGLEVPASGTALVGGRPYTSFRRPMRSMGTLLDAGAVHGGRTARAHLGCLARSNGIGDRRVTAVLEQVGLTGVAGKRIAGFSLGMKQRLGIAVALLGDPDVLMFDEPLNGLDPEGIRWIRDLMRSLAAEGRTVLLSSHLMSEMALTADHVVVIGRGRLIADTTMESLIERFQRGVLVRTPDPARLAGALEARGATVTTEADGGLSVSGVDAAEIGSLALTEGVALRELTPRSASLEEAFMELTEESVEYTAHPAGAVRAAR, from the coding sequence GTGATCGAGGTCGGCAACCTGACCATGCGGTACGGCGGCACGCTCGCCGTCGACGATCTGTCCTTCGCGGTGAAACCCGGGCTGGTGACCGGGTTCCTCGGTCCGAACGGCGCGGGAAAGTCCACGACCATGCGGGCCGTCCTCGGCCTGGAGGTCCCTGCCTCCGGCACGGCGCTGGTGGGTGGTCGCCCCTACACGTCTTTCCGCCGGCCCATGCGTTCGATGGGGACCCTGCTCGACGCCGGCGCCGTTCACGGGGGACGCACCGCGCGGGCCCATCTCGGTTGCCTGGCGCGCAGCAACGGCATCGGGGACCGGCGGGTGACCGCCGTGCTGGAGCAGGTCGGTCTGACGGGTGTCGCGGGCAAGCGGATCGCCGGCTTCTCCCTCGGGATGAAGCAGCGGCTCGGAATCGCGGTGGCGCTGCTCGGTGACCCGGATGTGCTGATGTTCGACGAACCGTTGAACGGGCTGGACCCGGAGGGCATCCGCTGGATCCGCGATCTGATGCGGTCGCTCGCGGCCGAGGGCCGCACGGTCCTGCTCTCCAGTCACCTTATGAGTGAGATGGCGCTCACCGCCGACCACGTCGTGGTCATCGGGCGCGGGCGGCTGATCGCCGACACCACGATGGAGTCCCTGATCGAACGTTTTCAGCGCGGCGTGCTGGTGCGCACACCAGATCCGGCACGGCTCGCCGGCGCTCTCGAGGCGCGCGGGGCGACGGTGACCACGGAAGCCGACGGCGGCCTGTCGGTGAGCGGCGTCGACGCGGCAGAGATCGGTTCGCTGGCTCTGACCGAGGGGGTCGCGCTGCGGGAGCTGACACCGCGCAGCGCCTCCCTGGAGGAGGCGTTCATGGAACTCACCGAGGAGAGCGTGGAGTACACCGCCCATCCGGCCGGTGCCGTAAGGGCGGCCCGATGA